One Streptomyces fagopyri DNA window includes the following coding sequences:
- a CDS encoding beta-propeller fold lactonase family protein, producing the protein MSTSVNPVERIAVTICQTVRGVGARETLPSSAPPDLRVRRSWWDGLLRTLVAGLVVAAGLTLPMVAPQPAQAVPPGTYAYVTNFNANTVSVINTRTNTVAVMVPVGNAPWEVAVSPNGTRTYVTNRADDTVSVINTATDTVVATVPVGLEPLGVAVSPDGTRAYVTNFSANTVSVIKTKTNTVVATIPVGAAPIGVAVSPNGTRAYVTNSDADTVSVIKTKTNTVVATIPVGAFPFGVAVSPNGTRAYVTNLNDDTASVIKTKTNTVVATIPVGDAPQGVAVSPNGTRAYVVNADAGTVSVIKTKTNTVVATIPVGAAPREVAVSPNGTRAYVTNANADTVSVIKTATNTVGATIPVGDLPFGVAIGVVPCPGHGKPGHGKPDHGKPGHGKPGHDRSTTATVPASGNCTPA; encoded by the coding sequence GTGTCCACTTCCGTCAACCCGGTCGAGAGGATTGCTGTGACCATCTGTCAAACCGTGAGGGGGGTGGGCGCGCGGGAGACCCTCCCGTCGTCGGCACCGCCTGATCTTCGAGTGCGTCGCTCGTGGTGGGACGGGTTGCTGCGGACGCTGGTGGCAGGTCTCGTCGTAGCGGCCGGCCTGACCCTGCCCATGGTGGCCCCGCAGCCCGCCCAGGCCGTGCCGCCCGGCACCTACGCCTACGTCACCAACTTCAACGCCAACACGGTGTCGGTGATCAACACACGGACGAACACGGTGGCGGTCATGGTTCCCGTAGGCAATGCGCCGTGGGAAGTGGCGGTGTCGCCGAACGGCACCCGCACCTACGTCACCAACCGGGCCGATGACACGGTGTCCGTGATCAACACCGCGACCGACACGGTCGTCGCCACCGTCCCCGTCGGCCTTGAGCCCCTGGGGGTGGCGGTGTCGCCGGACGGCACCCGCGCCTACGTCACCAACTTCAGCGCCAACACGGTGTCCGTGATCAAAACGAAGACGAACACGGTCGTCGCCACCATCCCCGTCGGCGCTGCTCCCATCGGGGTGGCGGTGTCGCCGAACGGCACCCGCGCCTACGTCACCAATTCCGACGCCGACACAGTGTCCGTGATCAAAACGAAGACCAACACGGTCGTCGCCACCATCCCCGTCGGCGCCTTCCCGTTCGGGGTGGCTGTGTCGCCGAACGGCACCCGCGCCTACGTCACCAATTTGAACGACGACACGGCGTCCGTGATCAAAACGAAGACCAACACCGTCGTGGCCACCATCCCCGTCGGCGATGCGCCCCAGGGGGTGGCGGTGTCGCCGAACGGCACCCGCGCGTACGTCGTCAACGCCGACGCCGGCACGGTGTCCGTGATCAAAACGAAGACGAACACGGTCGTCGCCACCATCCCCGTCGGCGCTGCGCCTCGAGAGGTGGCGGTGTCACCGAACGGCACCCGCGCCTACGTCACCAACGCCAACGCCGACACCGTGTCCGTGATCAAAACCGCCACCAACACCGTCGGGGCCACCATCCCCGTCGGGGACCTCCCGTTCGGGGTGGCGATCGGGGTCGTGCCCTGCCCAGGCCACGGCAAGCCGGGTCACGGGAAGCCCGACCACGGCAAGCCGGGTCACGGAAAGCCAGGCCACGACCGGTCGACCACGGCCACCGTCCCGGCCTCCGGTAACTGCACACCGGCATGA
- a CDS encoding phosphoribosyltransferase translates to MTAARENLTYERFGTAVRELAQTIVDDGYEPDIVLSIARGGVFVAGGLAYALDCKNIHLVNVEFYTGVGTTLEMPVMLAPVPNVIDFSDKKVLITDDVADTGKTLKLVHDFCVDTVAEVRSAVIYEKPHSLVKCEYVWKRTDEWINFPWSVLPVVRKSGEPITPSKEAL, encoded by the coding sequence ATGACCGCGGCACGCGAGAACCTCACCTACGAGCGGTTCGGCACCGCCGTCCGCGAACTCGCCCAGACCATCGTCGACGACGGGTACGAGCCGGACATAGTGCTCTCCATCGCGCGCGGCGGTGTGTTCGTCGCGGGCGGTCTCGCGTACGCCCTCGACTGCAAGAACATCCACCTGGTGAACGTCGAGTTCTACACGGGCGTCGGAACCACCCTCGAGATGCCCGTCATGCTCGCCCCCGTCCCCAACGTGATCGACTTCTCCGACAAGAAGGTCCTGATCACGGACGACGTCGCCGATACCGGCAAGACGCTCAAGCTCGTGCACGACTTCTGCGTCGACACGGTCGCGGAGGTCCGCAGCGCCGTGATCTACGAGAAGCCCCACTCGCTCGTGAAGTGCGAGTACGTGTGGAAGCGGACCGATGAGTGGATCAACTTCCCGTGGAGCGTTCTGCCGGTGGTACGTAAGTCGGGCGAGCCGATCACTCCATCGAAGGAAGCTCTCTGA
- the dcd gene encoding dCTP deaminase: protein MLLSDKDIRAEIDAGRVRIDPYDESMVQPSSVDVRLDRYFRVFENHRYPHIDPAIEQADLTRLVEPEGDEPFILHPGEFVLASTYEVITLPDDLASRLEGKSSLGRLGLVTHSTAGFIDPGFSGHVTLELSNLATLPIKLWPGMKIGQLCMFQLSSPAEFPYGSDRYGSRYQGQRGPTASRSFLNFHRTQV, encoded by the coding sequence GTGCTTCTCTCAGACAAGGACATCCGGGCCGAGATCGACGCCGGACGGGTGCGGATCGATCCGTACGACGAATCCATGGTGCAGCCGTCGAGCGTCGACGTGCGGCTCGACCGCTACTTCCGGGTGTTCGAGAATCACCGCTACCCCCACATCGACCCCGCCATCGAGCAGGCGGATCTGACACGGCTGGTCGAGCCCGAGGGCGACGAGCCGTTCATCCTGCACCCCGGCGAGTTCGTCCTCGCCAGTACGTACGAGGTCATCACGCTGCCCGACGACCTCGCCTCGCGGCTCGAGGGCAAGAGCTCCCTCGGGCGGCTCGGCCTCGTCACGCACTCCACCGCGGGGTTCATCGATCCCGGCTTCTCCGGACACGTGACCCTGGAGCTGTCCAACCTCGCGACGCTGCCCATCAAGCTCTGGCCGGGCATGAAGATCGGGCAGCTGTGCATGTTCCAGCTCAGCTCGCCGGCCGAGTTCCCGTACGGCAGCGACCGGTACGGCTCCCGCTACCAGGGGCAGCGCGGACCGACCGCCTCCCGGTCCTTCCTCAACTTCCACCGGACCCAGGTGTGA